The Musa acuminata AAA Group cultivar baxijiao chromosome BXJ1-3, Cavendish_Baxijiao_AAA, whole genome shotgun sequence genome window below encodes:
- the LOC103977739 gene encoding early nodulin-like protein 18: MRQSSHSLSSILRSQSFLESSRKMEQSRSCRVLPPVTCYALCRLLSSLCLILLDSPRANAYQNYTVGDSLGWYDRLQVPQVNYQKWVSGKNFSLGDFLVFNTDKGHTVVQTYNVTTYKRCNYNDAETDDTIEWSAGAPKFSKEKVSIAVPLLKEGMTYFFSGNNDGRQCRHGQHFKINVTHGQGLPESLEHQAEAPAQAAPEKGGVVPGEAVPSVPSSFSNPVQAGSVEASSAAGESLARMLRNQQQRGWRFHLGLSLVGVLLVHG, encoded by the exons ATGAGACAGTCGTCACACTCTCTTTCTAGCATATTGAGATCCCAAAGCTTCCTCGAGTCATCAAGAAAGATGGAACAGAGCAGATCTTGCAGAGTTCTTCCTCCGGTCACCTGCTATGCCTTGTGTCGCCTGCTGTCTTCTCTCTGTCTGATCCTCCTCGATTCGCCAAGGGCAAATGCGTACCAGAACTACACTGTTGGGGACTCCCTGGGCTGGTATGACAGGCTCCAGGTGCCGCAGGTCAACTACCAGAAATGGGTTTCAGGCAAAAACTTCAGTCTTGGAGATTTCCTCG TTTTCAACACAGACAAGGGGCACACGGTGGTGCAGACCTACAACGTGACCACCTACAAGCGCTGCAACTACAACGACGCCGAGACCGACGACACCATCGAGTGGTCGGCCGGGGCGCCAAAGTTCAGCAAGGAGAAGGTGAGCATCGCGGTGCCTCTGCTCAAAGAAGGGATGACTTACTTCTTTTCGGGCAACAACGACGGCCGGCAGTGCCGGCACGGGCAGCACTTCAAGATCAACGTCACCCACGGGCAGGGCCTGCCGGAGAGCCTTGAGCATCAGGCGGAAGCCCCTGCGCAGGCTGCCCCGGAGAAGGGTGGCGTGGTGCCCGGGGAGGCTGTTCCCTCCGTGCCTTCCAGCTTCAGTAATCCAGTCCAGGCAGGCAGCGTGGAGGCTTCGTCGGCGGCTGGAGAGAGCCTGGCGAGGATGCTGAGGAACCAGCAGCAGCGGGGTTGGAGGTTTCACCTCGGATTGAGCCTTGTGGGTGTTCTGCTCGTCCACGGATGA